One window of Nostoc sp. C052 genomic DNA carries:
- a CDS encoding response regulator transcription factor: MIRVLIAEDQEIVRRGLKTLLAIKPDLQIVGEADNGQRAIQLIESLQAEFLPPDVVLMDIRMPVMDGVEATRLICEKFPGMKILILTTFDDAKYVAEALRFGAKGYLLKDTPTEELAEAIRSIHKGYTQFGPGIVEKMIANVAVLETDKQQLPPGMTELTPREREILLMIAKGASNREIAQAIFLSEGTVRNHISNILARLNLRDRTQAAIVANSCLSWLENSEPIMELE, from the coding sequence ATGATTCGAGTTTTAATTGCAGAAGATCAAGAGATTGTTCGACGAGGTTTAAAAACCTTATTGGCAATTAAGCCAGATTTGCAAATTGTCGGCGAAGCAGACAATGGCCAAAGAGCAATTCAACTCATCGAGTCCTTACAAGCCGAATTTCTGCCACCAGATGTAGTACTGATGGATATTCGGATGCCTGTAATGGATGGGGTAGAAGCTACACGCCTAATTTGCGAAAAGTTTCCTGGTATGAAGATTCTTATCCTGACAACTTTTGATGATGCCAAGTATGTCGCTGAGGCGCTGCGCTTTGGCGCTAAAGGCTATTTGTTGAAAGATACACCGACTGAAGAACTAGCGGAGGCAATTCGTTCAATTCACAAGGGTTATACCCAGTTTGGGCCGGGAATTGTCGAGAAGATGATTGCAAATGTGGCAGTTCTAGAAACAGACAAGCAGCAGCTACCCCCAGGTATGACAGAACTCACCCCCAGAGAACGAGAAATTTTACTGATGATTGCCAAGGGTGCTAGTAACCGCGAAATTGCCCAAGCAATCTTTCTCTCGGAAGGGACGGTAAGAAACCATATTAGTAATATCCTTGCACGGCTGAATTTGCGCGATCGCACTCAAGCTGCAATAGTTGCCAACTCTTGCCTATCCTGGTTAGAGAACTCTGAACCGATTATGGAGCTGGAGTGA
- a CDS encoding thiol-disulfide oxidoreductase DCC family protein — MNYYVIYDGNCNLCVTLVRSLETLDKGNLFRYVPMQDEQTLLGWGITAQDCEQGVILIDGNLPQRRWQGSNAAEEIGRLLPAGSTFVDAYRALPGMKWAGDRFYEQIRDNRYTIFGKRSSTYESAYCVDGSCKQTKAK, encoded by the coding sequence ATGAACTACTACGTAATCTACGACGGGAATTGTAATCTCTGCGTTACCCTAGTGCGATCGCTAGAAACCTTAGACAAGGGAAATTTATTTCGCTACGTTCCAATGCAAGATGAGCAGACACTTTTAGGATGGGGAATTACAGCCCAAGATTGCGAACAAGGGGTGATTTTAATTGATGGCAATCTACCTCAGAGACGTTGGCAAGGTAGCAATGCAGCAGAAGAAATTGGGCGGTTATTGCCAGCAGGAAGTACATTTGTAGACGCTTATCGAGCATTACCAGGGATGAAATGGGCAGGCGATCGCTTTTACGAACAAATCCGCGATAACCGCTACACGATATTTGGCAAGCGTTCCAGTACTTATGAATCGGCATATTGCGTGGATGGAAGTTGCAAGCAAACTAAAGCTAAATAA
- a CDS encoding sodium:proton antiporter translates to MVDVYIIDLFVIGLLLLIVTLGSGWITRLPLSFAIIYLLVGIFLGPYGLGLIQLRRDEVFNTELLERITELVVIISVFSCGLKIVRPLRLGIWDITVRLIVFLMPISIFALAAVGKLFLGMNWGEAILLGAILAPTDPVLASEVQLTDAKDQDELRFGLTSEGGLNDALAFPFVYFGIHALEDDNWGNWFQQWITVDLIWAIASAIIMGIVVAKSIVWIEKRVQKLRPADELMEDFIAISTILITYSLTEMVNGYGFLAVFVAGLVVQRSYRNHEKPLAQLEFIEQVEKLLEVGTILLLGSILLLKPMLNYAMQSLLVIILLFLIIRPVGVWISTIGKRPLDSHRRTLHPGTRWLLGWFGIRGVGSLYYLAYAFGHGLKGQAAEQIAWITYTTIVASVIVHGISATPLMKWYERNFANHQKTTPPTTIDEFE, encoded by the coding sequence ATGGTAGATGTCTATATTATTGACCTATTTGTGATAGGTCTACTTTTGCTGATAGTAACGTTAGGGTCAGGTTGGATTACTCGCTTACCTCTTTCTTTTGCTATTATCTATCTCCTGGTTGGTATTTTTCTAGGCCCTTATGGTCTAGGGCTGATTCAATTACGTCGGGATGAAGTTTTTAACACCGAACTGCTGGAGAGAATAACAGAACTGGTAGTCATTATTTCTGTATTTAGCTGCGGCTTAAAAATTGTTCGCCCTCTCAGGTTGGGGATTTGGGATATTACGGTGCGATTGATTGTATTTTTGATGCCAATTTCAATTTTTGCTCTGGCTGCTGTGGGTAAATTGTTTTTAGGAATGAATTGGGGAGAAGCGATTTTATTAGGAGCAATTCTTGCACCTACCGATCCAGTATTAGCATCAGAAGTGCAACTGACCGATGCCAAAGACCAAGATGAGTTAAGATTTGGTTTAACTTCTGAAGGTGGGTTAAATGATGCTTTAGCTTTTCCCTTCGTTTATTTTGGCATTCATGCCTTAGAAGATGACAACTGGGGTAACTGGTTTCAACAGTGGATTACGGTTGATTTAATCTGGGCGATCGCATCTGCCATTATTATGGGAATTGTTGTTGCCAAATCTATAGTTTGGATTGAAAAAAGAGTTCAAAAACTCCGTCCTGCCGACGAGTTAATGGAAGATTTTATTGCTATCAGCACAATTCTAATAACTTATTCATTAACAGAAATGGTTAATGGCTATGGATTTCTAGCAGTATTTGTTGCTGGGTTAGTTGTCCAACGCAGTTACAGAAATCATGAAAAACCGCTAGCACAGTTAGAATTTATTGAACAAGTTGAAAAGCTGCTGGAAGTTGGGACAATTCTACTATTAGGTTCAATATTATTATTGAAACCAATGCTTAATTATGCTATGCAATCTTTGTTAGTGATAATTTTGTTATTCTTGATCATCAGACCTGTAGGAGTTTGGATTAGCACAATTGGTAAACGTCCTCTAGACTCACACCGCCGAACCTTACACCCAGGAACTCGTTGGTTATTGGGATGGTTTGGTATTCGCGGTGTCGGCTCTTTATATTATCTTGCCTATGCCTTTGGTCATGGCTTAAAAGGTCAAGCAGCCGAACAAATTGCTTGGATAACTTACACGACCATTGTAGCTTCGGTAATTGTACATGGAATTAGTGCAACTCCATTAATGAAGTGGTATGAGCGCAACTTTGCTAATCATCAAAAGACTACTCCTCCCACCACAATTGATGAATTTGAGTAA
- a CDS encoding DUF3365 domain-containing protein — MFRNWKLSTKFTLLLTLVFLGGICLSGIILASAMKHEAEEDISTKAEILTQTMNAVRNYTDNSINPLLEKQLLTAPEFIRQTVPGFAARQVFEQFRAHRGYKSFLYKEATLNPTNLQDQADEFETKLVQQFRQQPQLTVQTGYRAKDGKNLFYIAQPLTVNQKNCLQCHDRPELAPKSMIQSYGSNNGFGWKLNEIIAAQTIYVPADEVFAHVRETLTLVMSVVIAVFALGIWLINRFLKHTVIYPLRQLTAIAKKVGASTITLEQVDGFNSPSITKVARQADEPGQLARTFQYMAREVAMREQNLTQAVEQRTAQLAESIQEAETARAKAEAANRTKSLFLSNMSHELRTPLNVILGFTQLMMRSSSVNSQLQGYLDTIIRSGEHLLTLINDVLSMSQIEAGRITLKANDFHLATFLDWLKQIFQLKAESKGIQLIFELAPNLPQSIHTDESKLRQVLVNLLSNALKFTTNGSIILRVSVVKNQEITNDDDGKLTLNFEVADTGMGISPQELTNLFQPFIQTETGRNSQEGTGLGLAISSNFVRLMGGEMTVESQVGVGTTFKFNIQTYAVITEQIEQTAPSRQVVGLLAGQPTYRILIVEDKPENQQLMMELLTPVGFDVRCAINGQDAINIWQSWSPHLIWMDMRMPVLNGYEATKQIKAIGNPATIVIALSGSAFEEDKITALSVGCDDFVRKPFRTEVIFSKIALHLGVGYIYAEDSRSSHRESLMTAPVDSLTPQDIAVMPSEWVAQLHDFALKVNAKQIMQLITQIPEQNAYLAMALTSLVNNFEFEKIVELSKT, encoded by the coding sequence ATGTTCAGAAATTGGAAACTAAGTACAAAATTTACCCTATTACTTACACTGGTTTTTCTCGGTGGAATTTGCTTGAGTGGAATTATCTTGGCTTCAGCAATGAAGCACGAAGCCGAAGAGGATATTAGTACCAAAGCAGAAATTCTTACCCAAACGATGAACGCTGTCAGGAATTACACTGACAACAGCATTAATCCTCTGCTCGAAAAGCAACTGTTGACTGCACCAGAGTTTATCCGCCAAACAGTCCCCGGTTTTGCAGCGCGGCAAGTTTTTGAGCAATTTCGCGCCCATCGAGGATATAAAAGCTTCCTCTACAAAGAAGCGACACTAAATCCGACCAATCTCCAAGACCAAGCAGATGAGTTTGAAACCAAACTGGTTCAGCAGTTTCGCCAACAGCCGCAACTGACCGTGCAAACTGGATATCGCGCTAAAGATGGAAAAAACCTGTTTTACATCGCCCAACCACTAACAGTAAATCAGAAAAACTGTTTGCAATGTCACGACCGACCGGAATTAGCTCCCAAAAGTATGATTCAGAGTTACGGGAGTAACAATGGATTTGGTTGGAAACTCAATGAAATCATCGCCGCGCAAACAATATATGTACCAGCAGATGAGGTTTTTGCCCATGTGCGGGAAACCCTGACTTTAGTTATGAGCGTTGTGATTGCTGTTTTTGCCCTTGGTATCTGGCTGATTAATCGCTTTTTGAAGCATACAGTAATTTATCCGCTCAGACAACTAACAGCGATCGCTAAAAAAGTCGGCGCTAGTACAATTACTCTTGAGCAAGTAGATGGCTTTAATTCTCCCAGCATTACGAAAGTAGCGCGACAAGCTGACGAACCAGGACAACTCGCACGTACTTTCCAGTACATGGCTCGTGAAGTTGCGATGCGCGAGCAAAATCTGACTCAAGCAGTCGAACAGCGCACCGCTCAACTAGCAGAAAGTATTCAAGAAGCCGAAACCGCCAGAGCTAAAGCCGAAGCCGCCAACAGAACTAAAAGCTTGTTTCTTTCTAATATGAGTCATGAACTGCGAACTCCCCTCAACGTCATTTTGGGATTTACTCAGTTGATGATGCGTAGTAGTTCTGTGAATTCACAATTGCAAGGTTATCTAGACACAATTATTCGGAGTGGCGAACACCTGCTGACTTTAATTAATGATGTACTGTCAATGTCTCAGATTGAAGCAGGTAGAATTACACTGAAGGCAAATGATTTTCATCTGGCTACTTTTCTTGATTGGCTAAAACAAATATTTCAATTAAAAGCAGAGTCAAAAGGAATTCAACTCATCTTTGAATTAGCACCTAATTTACCCCAATCCATCCATACAGATGAAAGTAAACTGCGCCAAGTTTTAGTAAATTTATTAAGTAATGCTCTGAAGTTTACAACGAACGGTAGCATTATCCTGCGAGTGTCAGTAGTTAAAAATCAAGAAATAACAAATGACGACGATGGAAAACTGACACTTAACTTTGAAGTTGCAGATACGGGAATGGGAATTTCACCACAAGAATTGACAAACTTATTTCAACCCTTTATTCAAACAGAAACGGGTCGTAATTCTCAGGAGGGTACTGGGCTAGGATTAGCTATTAGTAGTAATTTTGTTCGATTAATGGGAGGAGAAATGACTGTTGAAAGTCAGGTAGGCGTAGGCACAACTTTTAAATTTAATATTCAAACTTATGCAGTTATTACCGAGCAAATCGAGCAAACAGCACCAAGCCGACAAGTTGTAGGACTGTTGGCGGGACAACCAACCTATCGAATTTTAATTGTTGAGGACAAACCAGAAAATCAGCAGCTAATGATGGAGTTACTAACACCCGTAGGTTTTGATGTGCGTTGTGCAATTAATGGACAAGATGCAATTAACATTTGGCAAAGTTGGTCTCCGCATTTAATTTGGATGGATATGCGAATGCCTGTGTTAAATGGATATGAGGCTACCAAACAAATAAAAGCCATAGGTAATCCAGCGACGATTGTGATTGCCCTCAGCGGCAGTGCTTTTGAAGAAGACAAAATAACGGCATTATCAGTTGGTTGTGACGATTTTGTGCGTAAGCCTTTTCGTACAGAAGTTATCTTTTCAAAGATAGCGCTGCATTTAGGAGTAGGTTACATTTACGCCGAAGATTCTAGGAGTAGCCATAGAGAAAGCCTTATGACTGCGCCTGTTGACTCCCTCACTCCTCAAGACATAGCTGTGATGCCTAGTGAGTGGGTAGCACAATTGCATGATTTTGCACTCAAAGTTAATGCCAAGCAAATTATGCAATTAATTACACAAATTCCTGAACAAAATGCTTATTTAGCTATGGCTTTGACTAGTTTAGTAAATAATTTCGAGTTTGAGAAAATTGTAGAATTAAGCAAAACTTAA
- a CDS encoding collagen-like protein, whose amino-acid sequence MFTQKPSQFRNYFLKAIAKQATFGIALLGMSLPLGMQAVYSQTPPNIVNSNVVQACVDRDGKLKIVSSATACHKDQQPLNWNKVGPSGLPGLPGPQGVPGAQGVPGPQGTPGPQGTPGAQGIPGVSGYERVVITTVNEQLGAFGETVRFVSCPAGKKVVGGGGIIFNASGRWYVDTSGPFSDTQWAIAFANTTANLITAGQISVSAICVAANP is encoded by the coding sequence ATGTTTACTCAAAAACCATCTCAATTCCGTAACTATTTCCTAAAAGCGATCGCAAAGCAAGCGACTTTTGGAATTGCTCTTCTAGGTATGAGTCTACCACTAGGAATGCAAGCTGTTTATTCCCAGACTCCCCCTAACATAGTTAATTCTAATGTGGTTCAAGCCTGTGTCGATCGTGATGGTAAACTCAAAATTGTTTCCAGTGCAACTGCCTGCCATAAAGACCAGCAACCTCTCAATTGGAATAAGGTTGGTCCGTCTGGACTGCCAGGACTGCCAGGACCACAAGGAGTACCAGGAGCGCAAGGAGTACCAGGACCGCAGGGAACACCAGGACCGCAAGGAACACCAGGAGCGCAAGGAATACCTGGTGTAAGTGGGTATGAACGAGTTGTTATTACAACGGTCAATGAGCAACTGGGTGCGTTTGGAGAAACAGTTCGGTTTGTATCCTGTCCAGCAGGCAAGAAAGTTGTCGGGGGCGGTGGAATTATCTTTAACGCATCAGGTCGCTGGTATGTAGATACATCTGGCCCGTTTTCTGATACCCAGTGGGCAATAGCCTTTGCAAACACTACCGCCAACTTGATTACAGCAGGGCAAATCAGTGTCTCAGCAATCTGCGTTGCCGCAAATCCCTAA
- a CDS encoding response regulator → MDGTQFLKGDILIVDDTPDNLRLLSTMLIEQGYEVRSVTNGSTALMGIQAQPPDLILLDINMPGINGYEVCQRLKANSNTQAIPVIFISALNEVFDKVKAFTVGGVDYITKPFQVEEVLVRVENQLTICRLQAQLLKALQQERQLNQRIEAMATLEERHRIARDIHDSLGHALVALNIQMETALTLWQINPEQAYEFLQEAKQLGSDALKAVRQSVSEIRSDPLQGQLLEKAIATLTQEFYRTTGIPLECQIDLSYPLSNQVNTVVYRIIQESLTNICKYASATRVQIHIQTTVEGLLLVIQDNGKGMSIDSSGYGFGLQGMRERTANVGGQLEITSEPGAGCRITARFSRLAA, encoded by the coding sequence ATGGATGGTACTCAGTTCCTCAAAGGAGACATCCTCATAGTTGATGACACGCCAGATAACCTGCGCTTGTTATCCACGATGTTGATTGAACAGGGGTATGAAGTTCGCAGTGTTACTAATGGCTCAACAGCATTAATGGGGATACAAGCCCAACCCCCTGACTTGATTTTGCTAGATATTAATATGCCAGGGATAAATGGCTATGAGGTGTGCCAACGCTTAAAAGCTAACTCCAACACCCAGGCAATTCCAGTAATTTTTATTAGCGCCCTCAATGAAGTGTTTGATAAGGTGAAAGCTTTTACAGTCGGGGGTGTAGACTATATTACTAAGCCATTTCAAGTTGAGGAAGTTTTGGTGCGGGTTGAGAATCAACTCACAATTTGCCGGTTGCAAGCACAGTTGCTCAAAGCATTACAACAAGAACGGCAACTCAACCAGCGAATCGAAGCAATGGCAACATTAGAAGAGCGTCATCGCATTGCCCGTGATATCCATGATTCTTTGGGTCACGCATTAGTGGCACTTAACATTCAAATGGAAACTGCTCTAACTTTGTGGCAGATTAACCCAGAGCAAGCCTATGAATTTTTGCAGGAGGCGAAACAACTAGGTTCTGATGCCTTAAAAGCAGTGCGGCAGTCTGTATCCGAAATTCGCTCTGATCCATTGCAAGGTCAATTGTTAGAAAAAGCGATCGCGACTCTAACTCAAGAATTTTACCGCACTACTGGCATCCCGCTAGAATGCCAAATTGACTTATCTTATCCTTTATCTAATCAGGTCAATACGGTAGTATATAGAATTATCCAGGAAAGCTTGACTAATATTTGCAAGTATGCATCAGCCACCAGAGTGCAGATTCACATTCAAACGACTGTTGAGGGTTTATTGTTAGTCATTCAGGATAATGGCAAAGGTATGTCGATTGATAGCTCTGGTTATGGCTTCGGACTTCAGGGAATGCGGGAACGCACTGCAAATGTTGGTGGTCAATTAGAAATTACTAGCGAACCTGGTGCTGGTTGTCGAATTACCGCAAGATTTTCGAGGCTGGCAGCATGA